The Candidatus Peregrinibacteria bacterium genome window below encodes:
- a CDS encoding tryptophan synthase subunit alpha — protein MHRIQQKSAQIKSENRVGLMTHVVVGFPTLKKTEELIDAMIENSVDFIELQIPFSDPIADGPTILKASDTALKNGTKVKDAFDLVKRIREKNDEIPLLFMSYANIILQIGVQKFVQKSKEVGIDGFIIPDLPPDESEGEEFLKACEEYDLAPILILSPTSSEERMKYIAEKGKGFFYSVARTGVTGAETTFSEELGIFLKKCRKVTTLPLAVGFGISKPEHIQFLKGKAEVAVVGSETLRILEKDGIDAVSEFINSLVEAGK, from the coding sequence ATGCATCGTATTCAACAAAAATCGGCTCAAATCAAAAGTGAAAATCGCGTCGGTCTTATGACCCACGTTGTTGTTGGCTTCCCAACTCTGAAAAAAACAGAAGAATTGATTGATGCTATGATCGAAAATAGCGTGGATTTTATTGAACTCCAAATCCCCTTCTCTGATCCTATCGCCGATGGTCCGACAATTCTGAAAGCCTCAGACACCGCTCTTAAAAATGGAACAAAAGTGAAAGATGCGTTTGATCTCGTGAAAAGAATTCGAGAAAAAAATGATGAAATTCCACTTCTGTTTATGAGTTATGCGAATATCATTCTCCAAATTGGCGTACAAAAATTTGTACAAAAATCAAAAGAAGTTGGAATTGATGGATTCATCATTCCCGATCTTCCGCCAGACGAATCAGAAGGAGAAGAATTTCTCAAAGCTTGTGAAGAATATGATCTCGCGCCAATTCTTATTTTAAGTCCGACAAGTTCGGAAGAGCGAATGAAATATATCGCCGAAAAAGGAAAAGGATTTTTCTACTCAGTCGCAAGAACGGGAGTTACTGGAGCAGAAACAACATTTTCCGAAGAACTCGGAATATTTTTAAAAAAGTGTCGGAAAGTGACGACACTTCCGCTCGCAGTTGGATTTGGAATTTCAAAACCAGAACACATTCAGTTTTTGAAAGGGAAAGCGGAAGTTGCGGTCGTCGGCTCCGAAACGCTGAGAATTCTCGAAAAAGACGGAATTGACGCTGTTTCTGAATTTATAAACTCTCTTGTGGAAGCAGGGAAATAA